GAATTCACAGCTCTGCGGAGAAGCCAGTCCTTCATATTCCTTCTATCCTCAGTTTTCAGAAACATCTCGCCGGATGCATGAAGTGATCCCAGATGCAAGAATCATTTATATCGTACGCCATCCCGTTGATCGGGCGTTCTCACACTATTACCAACGTGTGAAATCAGCTCGATATTTAGCGCGAAGAAATAAAGACAGATACCAACAGTGGAGCATTGAAGAAATTGAGCTGTGTCAGATGATTCAAGCTGCAGAACAGCTAGGTGGACTTGCAAAAGGGGCTAGTTTTGAGGACGTAATCGAAAAGGCGAACTGGATTATTGAAGCTGGCAGATACCATTCCCAGCTGGAACAGTATTTACGTTACTTTGACCGTGACAAGATATTGGTCCTGTTTTTCGAAGACCTGGTGAACAATCATACCAGAATGCTTGCAAAGCTCCTTAGGTTTTTAGGGGCGGATCCGGCTGAGGCAACTAAGGCAGCAACAGTTAAAGCAAATACATCGGCAGAGCATAGTCGGGTCATAGCATGTGATCATATTATCGCCTCACTCCGCTCGATACCGGGGGCAACGTCCATTGGTAATCTTTTGCCTAAAAGGGTGAGGCATTTGCTTTATTCGTCTATGGAAGCAACAGCCTATGGTAAAGACGTAAGGCGAAAATATGATCCCCCCCCAATGTTAGCCGAGACGCGCCAACGACTGCTTGCAGATTACCGTGACTCTAACAAATGGCTTCAAGAGTTTACAGGACGAGACTTGAATCATTGGAACAAATGATTGCTCCGCTTCGCACCTCGGGGAATAGCTTATCCACATTTACGATGTCGGCAAATTTAGGAGACATTTCATGAGGTATACCAAGAGCAAACTTCGTATCAACTGGATAATGCCAGGCGCAAACCTTTCAGGAGGCATAAAGTCAAACCGGCTGATCGCCGAAGCGATGGTTCGGCTTGGGCACGAGGTTAATATTGTCTTTATCGCCCTTTCGAAGCCCTGGCCGAAGATTTGGAAGCCTCGAAGATGGTTGCGGCGTGTCAGAGATGAGTTGGCGATATATGAACGACAGCACCATCACCTTGAACACTCATTTGCAACATTAATACCGGTGATGGATCACAAGATCCGGCCAAATCATGTACCGGACGCCGACATCACCATCGCTACCTGGTGGCAAACACGAGAGTGGATTGAAGATTTGCCAGCCACGAAGGGGATCAAGGCTTACTTTATCCGCCACCACGAAATTCACGGAGGCGACCCCGAAAGAGTAGCGGCTACATATCGTATGCCAGGAATAAAGCTAGTCATATCGAAGTGGTTGCAACGCATCATGGCAGAAGAGTACGATGACCCAAAGGCCGTTCTTGTCCCTAATGGTGTGGACTGGCAGCAATTCGAGTCTCAGCCGCGAGGACGTGCTACAAGACCTACGGTAGGCCTGCTCTACGGTCGGGAAGAATGGAAAGGTGCGACCACGGCATTTGAGGCCCTGCGTCTAATCCGGGAAAAATTTCCTCACTTGCGGGCTGTCGCCTTTGGATCATCACTCATTCTACAGGCATATAATCCACCTCAATGGTTGGAATTCCACCTCAGACCTGAACAGGACGAAATCCCCAGAATCTATCAACAAACAGACTGCTGGATTGTGCCATCGACTGTTGAGGGATTCGGAATGCCGGGCCTTGAAGCCGCTGCTTCCCATTGCCCGATTGTAAGCACGCGATGCGGAGGACCAGAGGATTATGTTGAGAACGGTAGGTCGGGGTATCTGGTTCCTCCCGGTGACCCTGTAACGATGGCCAACGCTGCATGCAATGTGCTGGAGCTGGCAGATGATCAATGGCGTGCAATGAGTCGAGCCAGTTATGAGATATCTAAGCGGTTTGACTGGGACTTGTCGGCAAAAATTCTTGAGAACGTTTTTCATCATGCAGTCGATGACCAGAAATCAACTGATCGACAATTGCCGGGAGGAAGCTCCTAATGCTGCCAACGGTTCATATCATGATGTTCGGCTGGCCGATAGTGAGCTTACTTCTGTTTTTTTGCTGTCGCCCAAGAAGTGCCGTGCTTATAAGTCTCTTGTCCGGCTGGCTGCTGTTACCCCAGTTTTCTTTCTTGCTGCCTGGAATCCCTAATTATACGCGAACAGCAGCAGTAGTTCTTGGTATTTTATTAGGCGTAATTATCTTTGATCCTGGTCAACTGGCTCAAATTCGCCTCAGATTTTTCGACATCCCGATCATTGCCTTGTGCATGTGTCCAATGGCCAGTTCTTTAAGTAACGGGCTCGGGATTTATGACGGCATTTCTGCAGCCTATACAAACACAATAAATTATGGAATACCTTACATAATTGGACGAACCTATTTTTCGGAGCCAAAAAGTATGCGAGAATTTGCAAAAGGATTAGTCATTGCCGTTCTCTGCTATACTCCTTTGATCCTTTATGAGTACCGCATGAGTCCTCAGTTACACAAAATCATCTACGGATTTATGCAGACTCATTTCCACATGGTCCTGCGACTAGGCTGGTATCGACCAATGGTCTTTTTGCGTCACGGTCTGGAACTTGGAACGCTGGTGAGTGGTGCCACGTTAACAGCTTTCTGGTTACGGCGAACCCGCTCTGTTGCGAGGTATGGATGGCTATCTGCGGGATCGGCAGCTTTATTTTTATTCGTCATTCTTCTACTCTGCCGGGCATTGA
This Desulfopila inferna DNA region includes the following protein-coding sequences:
- a CDS encoding sulfotransferase family protein, whose translation is MSSLTSCSKPEDYTKHRLPDFVIIGAAKSGTTTLHRYLMQFEQIFVPIQKELEFFVRNTYTRSLDWYSSQFADATNSQLCGEASPSYSFYPQFSETSRRMHEVIPDARIIYIVRHPVDRAFSHYYQRVKSARYLARRNKDRYQQWSIEEIELCQMIQAAEQLGGLAKGASFEDVIEKANWIIEAGRYHSQLEQYLRYFDRDKILVLFFEDLVNNHTRMLAKLLRFLGADPAEATKAATVKANTSAEHSRVIACDHIIASLRSIPGATSIGNLLPKRVRHLLYSSMEATAYGKDVRRKYDPPPMLAETRQRLLADYRDSNKWLQEFTGRDLNHWNK
- a CDS encoding glycosyltransferase family 4 protein, with protein sequence MRYTKSKLRINWIMPGANLSGGIKSNRLIAEAMVRLGHEVNIVFIALSKPWPKIWKPRRWLRRVRDELAIYERQHHHLEHSFATLIPVMDHKIRPNHVPDADITIATWWQTREWIEDLPATKGIKAYFIRHHEIHGGDPERVAATYRMPGIKLVISKWLQRIMAEEYDDPKAVLVPNGVDWQQFESQPRGRATRPTVGLLYGREEWKGATTAFEALRLIREKFPHLRAVAFGSSLILQAYNPPQWLEFHLRPEQDEIPRIYQQTDCWIVPSTVEGFGMPGLEAAASHCPIVSTRCGGPEDYVENGRSGYLVPPGDPVTMANAACNVLELADDQWRAMSRASYEISKRFDWDLSAKILENVFHHAVDDQKSTDRQLPGGSS